Proteins found in one Mesorhizobium sp. CAU 1732 genomic segment:
- a CDS encoding head maturation protease, ClpP-related — translation MTMPRIDLPPRQGVSARTPEAVLDRWDSSVRSADAVGDNVISIYDVIGEDYWSGGGFTLKRLDAALRTIGRRDFEVHINSPGGDMFEGVAIYNKIRDHAEANGLTVKVKVLGLAASAASVIAMAGDEIEIGAASEIMIHNCWTIAIGNRRDFAKMSETMEKFDASMAGVYEARSGNNAETVAEWMDAETWFSGQEAIDAGFATELLPADRLKTDPDASAMAQTVRAEKKAERAMRMAGASIKEAKTTISEMKSAPRDAGVETTERDVSGPDLAAIAAALTNNISRMEVH, via the coding sequence ATGACAATGCCTAGAATTGACCTGCCCCCGCGGCAGGGCGTTAGCGCGCGCACGCCTGAAGCGGTGTTGGATCGCTGGGATTCCAGCGTCCGCTCAGCCGATGCTGTCGGCGACAACGTCATCAGCATCTACGACGTGATCGGCGAGGACTATTGGTCTGGCGGAGGGTTCACGCTCAAGCGGCTTGATGCTGCGTTGCGCACCATCGGCCGCCGCGACTTCGAGGTCCACATCAACTCGCCCGGCGGCGATATGTTTGAGGGCGTCGCGATCTACAACAAGATCCGAGACCACGCCGAGGCCAACGGCCTGACCGTCAAGGTCAAGGTGCTGGGGCTTGCGGCCAGTGCGGCCAGCGTCATTGCTATGGCCGGCGACGAGATCGAAATCGGCGCCGCCAGCGAAATCATGATCCACAATTGCTGGACCATCGCCATCGGCAACCGGCGCGACTTCGCCAAGATGTCCGAGACCATGGAGAAGTTCGACGCCAGCATGGCGGGTGTCTACGAGGCGCGAAGCGGCAACAATGCCGAGACCGTCGCCGAATGGATGGACGCCGAGACGTGGTTCTCCGGACAGGAAGCCATCGACGCGGGCTTCGCCACTGAATTGCTTCCGGCTGATCGCCTGAAGACCGACCCAGACGCGAGCGCAATGGCGCAGACCGTTCGGGCCGAAAAGAAAGCCGAACGCGCAATGCGCATGGCCGGTGCTTCTATCAAGGAAGCCAAGACGACGATTTCCGAAATGAAGTCCGCCCCGCGTGATGCGGGTGTGGAAACCACTGAACGTGATGTCAGCGGACCTGACCTTGCGGCCATCGCGGCCGCTCTCACCAACAACATCTCTCGCATGGAGGTCCACTGA
- a CDS encoding phage portal protein, translating into MGLLDWVRGSKEPTPQKRAPVQIGPSFNSMADTSLEEYLLGQTVGSRTVTADNAMKISAVWRCVSLISGNVATLPLDLKRRVGETRVDADDHDLWTILRRKPNRWQTPAEFRRMLQMSVLLRGNGYAYKVTSGKKIIELIPLNADNVEVKQERDLSLTYTVTLPSGQRTILKQDKMLHLRGMTFDGIVGLPVITYAQEAMGLAASTEQHAGALFRNGTRAGGVIKHPGSLGEEGQVALRESLDYYRSGAALEGRDLILEEGMDYQRLSMTSVDAQFIQTRVQSLAEIAMYFGVPLHMVGLNDKASSWGTGIEQMGIGFVTYTMQDWLTMWEQAIARDLIDESEPDLYARFNNAALLKGDTKSRYEAYAIGRNSGFLSANDIRALEDMDPIEGGDTYLEPLNMTPLGEQPTTADAPTQD; encoded by the coding sequence ATGGGTCTATTGGATTGGGTGCGCGGGTCGAAAGAGCCGACGCCGCAAAAGCGCGCGCCCGTTCAAATCGGGCCATCGTTCAACAGTATGGCTGATACTTCGCTGGAGGAGTATCTTCTCGGTCAGACGGTAGGCAGCCGCACGGTAACGGCCGACAACGCCATGAAGATTTCGGCGGTGTGGCGGTGCGTCAGCCTAATTTCCGGCAATGTTGCGACGTTGCCCTTGGACTTGAAGCGCCGTGTCGGTGAAACGCGTGTCGACGCCGACGACCACGACTTGTGGACGATACTGCGGCGCAAGCCGAACCGCTGGCAGACGCCGGCAGAGTTTCGGCGCATGCTTCAAATGAGTGTGCTGCTTCGCGGGAACGGCTACGCCTACAAGGTCACGTCCGGCAAGAAGATCATCGAGCTAATCCCACTCAACGCGGATAACGTCGAGGTCAAGCAGGAGCGCGATTTATCGCTGACATATACGGTCACGCTACCTAGCGGTCAGCGGACGATACTGAAGCAGGACAAGATGCTGCACCTTCGCGGCATGACGTTCGACGGCATTGTCGGCTTGCCGGTCATCACCTACGCGCAGGAAGCCATGGGCCTTGCTGCGTCAACGGAGCAGCACGCAGGCGCGTTGTTTCGCAATGGCACGCGTGCGGGCGGTGTGATTAAGCATCCCGGCAGCCTGGGCGAGGAAGGGCAAGTCGCCTTGCGCGAGAGCCTGGACTACTACCGATCGGGCGCGGCGCTTGAAGGCCGCGACCTTATCCTCGAAGAGGGTATGGACTACCAGCGCCTGTCGATGACTTCGGTCGATGCGCAGTTCATTCAGACCCGCGTTCAGTCGCTTGCTGAGATCGCCATGTACTTTGGCGTTCCGCTCCATATGGTCGGCCTCAACGACAAGGCGTCGTCGTGGGGAACCGGCATTGAGCAGATGGGCATCGGCTTCGTCACCTATACGATGCAGGATTGGCTCACGATGTGGGAGCAGGCTATTGCCCGCGACCTGATCGACGAAAGCGAGCCTGATCTTTACGCGCGGTTTAACAACGCAGCCCTGCTTAAGGGCGACACCAAGTCGCGCTACGAGGCTTACGCAATCGGCCGCAACAGCGGATTTCTTTCGGCAAACGATATCCGCGCGCTCGAGGACATGGACCCGATTGAGGGTGGCGACACTTATCTCGAGCCGCTGAACATGACGCCGCTTGGCGAGCAGCCGACCACGGCCGACGCGCCGACACAGGACTAA
- a CDS encoding terminase TerL endonuclease subunit gives MERKKPARRTSTSNQFRNDPTTQYATDVLAGKIIAGDHHVSAAERHLRDLKEGAKRGLHWRPELAGRAIGFSPAVLSITAGAAEGKPFNLLPWQVFCTGNLFGWRKDSGRMRFRSAWVETGKGQAKSPWMAATGLYMGGWYGVKRAEVYSIGQDRATANVLFKDAVAMCRAPIPGGEDDDEDSLVSRGDAIIRGEGDNAWKIEFPELGSKFQSLANGQAISGPRPILVAADEIHEFRDNSSIETWKRAIAKMPGDALMLLGTNTPASTQIVGTEYSEFYQKVALGEIVDDEAFAFIARVDKADRETVFDNEAVWPKALPALGVTFPIENIRGEVNTARVLLSTAFSVKRLYFGIPIGAADFWIAEDAWAAVQGKVDIAKMKGRKCWLSLDLSDKNDLTALTATWSGDDGHLYSKTWYWTTKEGLAERALADNAKYVEWSDSPDVDLTAVHGAVIDKTFVAAEVKKLCAEHDVQFLSFDPAGIADFIAACEAIGFAVWRYKGPDEPEGTGLRLVAHGQGKRVSFEDRALCMPRSVERLEDRILEKSVTIDASPLTYMCAGNALLDSDGQGNRAFDKKRSRGRIDGMVTIAMGAGSADSDFEPKQSVYKKGRGLLIM, from the coding sequence GTGGAAAGAAAAAAGCCCGCGCGGCGGACCAGTACCTCAAACCAGTTTCGGAATGACCCGACTACCCAGTACGCAACCGATGTGCTGGCCGGAAAGATCATCGCGGGTGATCATCACGTCTCCGCGGCGGAGCGACACCTTCGAGATTTGAAGGAAGGCGCCAAGCGCGGCCTGCATTGGCGTCCGGAACTTGCAGGGCGGGCTATCGGATTCTCTCCGGCAGTCCTCTCGATCACGGCAGGCGCCGCAGAAGGAAAGCCATTCAATCTTCTACCCTGGCAGGTTTTCTGCACCGGCAACTTGTTTGGCTGGCGCAAAGATAGCGGTCGGATGCGGTTTCGTTCCGCATGGGTGGAGACGGGTAAGGGTCAGGCGAAGTCCCCGTGGATGGCCGCAACTGGCTTGTACATGGGCGGTTGGTACGGGGTGAAGCGCGCCGAAGTCTATTCCATCGGCCAGGATCGGGCGACGGCAAACGTCCTGTTCAAGGATGCCGTCGCGATGTGCCGGGCTCCCATACCGGGTGGCGAGGATGATGACGAAGACTCGTTGGTATCGCGCGGTGACGCGATCATTCGGGGGGAGGGTGACAACGCTTGGAAGATTGAGTTTCCGGAGCTTGGTAGCAAGTTCCAGTCTCTTGCGAATGGACAGGCTATTTCGGGCCCCCGGCCGATACTTGTAGCCGCTGACGAGATTCACGAATTCAGAGACAACTCTTCGATCGAAACGTGGAAGCGCGCCATTGCGAAGATGCCTGGCGATGCCCTGATGCTCCTCGGCACCAACACGCCGGCCTCGACGCAGATCGTCGGCACGGAATATTCGGAATTCTACCAGAAGGTCGCGCTTGGAGAGATCGTTGACGACGAAGCATTTGCCTTCATCGCACGCGTAGATAAGGCTGACCGAGAAACGGTTTTCGACAATGAGGCTGTGTGGCCGAAGGCACTGCCGGCCCTCGGCGTGACCTTTCCCATCGAGAACATCCGCGGTGAGGTGAATACGGCGCGCGTGCTGCTTTCGACAGCGTTCTCGGTGAAGCGTCTCTACTTCGGCATTCCAATCGGTGCGGCCGACTTCTGGATCGCCGAAGACGCATGGGCGGCGGTTCAGGGCAAGGTCGACATTGCAAAGATGAAGGGCCGCAAATGCTGGCTCTCATTGGATCTGTCCGACAAGAACGATTTGACGGCGTTGACGGCAACTTGGTCGGGCGACGATGGACACCTGTATTCCAAGACCTGGTATTGGACGACGAAAGAAGGTCTTGCCGAACGTGCACTGGCCGACAATGCCAAGTATGTCGAATGGTCCGACAGCCCGGACGTCGATCTGACGGCGGTTCACGGCGCGGTTATCGACAAGACCTTCGTGGCCGCCGAGGTCAAGAAGCTATGCGCGGAACATGATGTCCAGTTCCTGTCATTCGACCCTGCTGGTATCGCCGATTTCATCGCAGCCTGCGAAGCAATCGGCTTTGCGGTCTGGCGCTATAAAGGTCCGGATGAGCCGGAAGGGACCGGTCTCCGGTTGGTGGCTCACGGACAGGGCAAGCGCGTTTCGTTTGAAGATCGCGCTCTGTGCATGCCGCGGTCAGTCGAGCGTTTGGAGGACCGCATCCTTGAGAAGTCCGTTACGATAGACGCCTCACCACTTACATATATGTGCGCCGGCAACGCGCTGCTCGACAGCGACGGGCAGGGCAACCGAGCTTTTGACAAGAAGCGCAGCCGGGGCCGGATCGACGGAATGGTGACCATCGCCATGGGGGCCGGCTCCGCTGACAGCGACTTCGAACCAAAGCAATCCGTTTACAAAAAAGGCCGCGGCCTTCTGATAATGTGA
- a CDS encoding P27 family phage terminase small subunit translates to MSAIQGEPDWSRTFTDSDDLAEAAEQWRAVMAELQAAGTLADANGHTVVRLVEFRVQYRKAAKHVAEHGAILAAKRAKVGQWNPFWAVMRQADERIVVLESKLGIDPVSRGKTTKVQRGKKKARAADQYLKPVSE, encoded by the coding sequence ATGTCGGCCATTCAAGGCGAGCCTGATTGGTCGCGGACGTTCACCGATTCAGACGACCTTGCCGAGGCCGCTGAGCAATGGCGCGCTGTCATGGCGGAACTACAAGCTGCAGGAACGCTGGCGGATGCCAACGGCCATACGGTCGTGCGGCTAGTTGAGTTCCGGGTGCAGTATCGCAAGGCCGCAAAGCACGTCGCCGAACACGGCGCAATCCTCGCTGCGAAGCGCGCGAAGGTTGGTCAGTGGAACCCGTTCTGGGCCGTCATGCGGCAGGCCGACGAGCGCATCGTCGTGCTGGAGTCGAAACTCGGCATTGACCCGGTAAGCCGCGGCAAGACGACGAAGGTGCAGCGTGGAAAGAAAAAAGCCCGCGCGGCGGACCAGTACCTCAAACCAGTTTCGGAATGA
- a CDS encoding HNH endonuclease: MTAHRSPEAAAYHRWYGLKAWKVAREAQLSGQPLCERCLQSEDVTAAAVVNHRIPHKGDWGLFIDPGNHESICAPHHDSLVRREEKRGYVVGSDINGRPVDPLHPWNQ, encoded by the coding sequence ATGACTGCACACCGCTCTCCCGAAGCCGCAGCCTACCATCGCTGGTACGGCCTGAAGGCCTGGAAAGTTGCGCGCGAGGCGCAACTGTCCGGCCAACCTCTATGTGAACGCTGCCTTCAATCGGAAGACGTCACAGCTGCCGCAGTCGTGAACCATCGTATCCCGCATAAAGGGGATTGGGGTCTGTTCATCGATCCGGGCAACCACGAGAGCATCTGCGCCCCGCACCATGACTCCTTGGTTCGGCGTGAGGAGAAGCGGGGCTATGTGGTCGGGTCCGACATCAATGGCAGGCCGGTCGACCCGCTGCATCCATGGAACCAGTGA
- a CDS encoding DUF3987 domain-containing protein: MPALPELQRDLTPSFDEPAIRKHVEMLHQLAVGFTGKFVVSAFFANPNGEDRAGGVISHHAVGDIDGTVESVMAHAQTPNANVYICPNLMRPSLERGKKGGEADVVAVLALVADMDDDTGRAGSMPIDPNFVVESSPGNFQCFLLLAKPLSPQEAKPLASGLKRAANADHCTVDVSHVWRVAGCLNWPNAKKLSRGRSPDAVSVTVAKQWDGTVTSIDDLQAALAPHIQASAELRPVLIGDLPPIDGIDISVPAAELLAADEVGDRSAHAAKVVEQLSFDGLSAEQALVVFLSAKGDWFARYESKDPSADFARMWGKYGASRDEERAASADAVRGMIGKAEAKMTAANDNDPDAEPARKYPSLPEMHPNPFIPDAAGGLLRDVSKWITETAIIPVPELSLTAAIALVGGMFGDRALGPTRSGLNMFMTTIMGVASGKGHAPKSIVHLANSAGRPGAVTNGDPTSFAAIERMLRKNPSTVVVMDEFGLVLQDVNAKRANAASASIRKLLLAIYDQADAVFHGRQYASAESKPDDSPIMGPALTVLGMTTPSTLYAGLSEDSLSDGMLSRFVFIEGKGPDEIKPPRLNREVKIPAKLKADLERAFKDLPKGDNPLGINKITVPFVGGESGDAYRLWSDVFRWQSDRSWNDREHHVNGRAAENTVRLATIRAVSRNSADPGITAEDVAWGWAIVHRSIQIVSEGVDRHMSGSATEALRKAVVRALERAPDKTLAWSHLLQREGVSASRQDEVSEAVAWLIDTGKVSELSGKAKPGARCRFKLLG, translated from the coding sequence ATGCCCGCATTGCCAGAACTGCAGCGTGATCTCACGCCCTCGTTTGACGAGCCTGCGATCCGCAAACATGTCGAGATGCTTCACCAACTCGCGGTGGGCTTCACAGGCAAATTTGTCGTCTCAGCCTTCTTTGCAAACCCGAACGGCGAAGACCGTGCCGGCGGTGTAATTAGCCACCACGCTGTGGGTGACATCGATGGCACCGTTGAGTCCGTCATGGCCCACGCACAGACCCCGAACGCGAACGTCTACATCTGTCCGAACTTGATGCGGCCGTCTTTGGAGCGCGGCAAAAAAGGCGGTGAGGCAGACGTCGTTGCCGTTCTGGCACTCGTAGCGGATATGGACGACGACACCGGTCGCGCAGGTTCGATGCCGATCGACCCGAACTTCGTCGTTGAAAGTTCCCCTGGCAACTTCCAGTGCTTCCTTCTGCTAGCCAAGCCACTTTCCCCACAGGAAGCGAAGCCGCTTGCGTCCGGCCTGAAGCGGGCAGCAAATGCCGACCATTGCACCGTAGACGTCTCGCACGTCTGGCGGGTGGCCGGCTGCTTGAATTGGCCAAATGCCAAAAAACTCTCGCGAGGCCGCTCGCCAGACGCAGTGTCGGTGACAGTTGCCAAGCAATGGGATGGCACAGTCACATCCATCGACGACCTTCAGGCGGCGCTGGCGCCGCACATTCAGGCTTCGGCGGAGTTGCGCCCTGTACTAATTGGCGACCTGCCGCCGATCGATGGTATCGACATCAGCGTGCCCGCTGCGGAGCTTCTTGCTGCCGACGAGGTCGGGGATCGGTCTGCACATGCGGCCAAAGTCGTCGAGCAACTTTCGTTCGATGGCCTGTCCGCCGAACAGGCGCTGGTGGTGTTTCTGTCGGCGAAGGGTGACTGGTTCGCCAGATACGAATCCAAGGATCCGAGTGCGGACTTCGCTCGGATGTGGGGGAAGTACGGTGCATCTCGCGACGAGGAAAGGGCGGCGAGTGCAGATGCGGTCAGGGGTATGATTGGCAAGGCTGAGGCCAAGATGACCGCGGCGAACGACAATGACCCCGACGCTGAGCCCGCACGCAAATACCCTTCACTGCCCGAGATGCACCCGAATCCGTTCATTCCAGATGCTGCAGGCGGACTTCTCCGGGACGTATCGAAGTGGATCACGGAAACGGCCATCATCCCCGTGCCGGAGCTTTCCCTGACGGCGGCCATAGCACTGGTTGGAGGGATGTTCGGCGACAGGGCTCTTGGGCCAACACGGAGTGGCCTGAATATGTTCATGACCACTATAATGGGGGTGGCATCTGGAAAGGGTCACGCGCCCAAGTCGATAGTGCACCTTGCAAACTCCGCGGGACGTCCCGGCGCTGTAACGAACGGCGATCCGACGAGCTTTGCGGCTATCGAGCGAATGCTCCGGAAGAACCCGTCAACGGTTGTGGTGATGGACGAGTTCGGCCTCGTTCTCCAGGATGTGAACGCGAAACGCGCAAACGCAGCGTCTGCCTCAATTAGAAAGCTGCTGCTGGCGATCTATGACCAGGCAGACGCAGTCTTTCACGGACGCCAATATGCTAGTGCGGAATCGAAGCCAGATGATTCCCCAATAATGGGGCCAGCGCTGACCGTACTGGGCATGACGACGCCTTCTACGCTTTACGCTGGGTTGTCCGAGGATTCCCTTTCGGATGGGATGCTGTCGCGCTTCGTTTTCATCGAGGGAAAGGGCCCCGATGAAATTAAGCCGCCGCGCCTCAATCGTGAAGTCAAGATCCCCGCGAAACTGAAGGCTGACCTTGAGCGCGCATTCAAAGACCTCCCAAAAGGGGACAACCCTTTGGGAATTAATAAAATCACGGTGCCCTTCGTGGGCGGGGAGAGCGGTGATGCTTATCGCTTGTGGTCAGACGTGTTCCGGTGGCAGTCCGATAGAAGCTGGAACGACCGCGAGCACCACGTAAATGGACGAGCGGCCGAGAACACCGTCCGTCTCGCTACGATCCGAGCGGTGAGCCGAAACTCCGCCGATCCGGGCATAACTGCAGAAGACGTGGCCTGGGGTTGGGCAATCGTTCATCGCTCCATCCAGATCGTCTCAGAAGGCGTTGACCGCCATATGTCAGGCAGCGCGACGGAAGCGCTCCGTAAGGCAGTAGTACGGGCACTGGAGCGGGCGCCCGACAAGACCCTCGCCTGGTCGCACCTTCTCCAGCGGGAAGGCGTCAGTGCGTCGCGCCAGGACGAGGTATCGGAAGCGGTCGCATGGCTGATCGATACAGGTAAAGTATCCGAACTGTCTGGCAAGGCGAAGCCGGGTGCCAGATGCCGATTCAAACTTTTGGGATAG
- a CDS encoding DNA-binding protein, whose amino-acid sequence MNANNDNLSVDILRGADAIAAHLGFPRRAVYHAVSKGNLPHFRIGETVCARKSTLSAWISEQEQSAAA is encoded by the coding sequence ATGAATGCAAACAATGACAACCTGTCAGTCGACATCCTGCGGGGCGCGGATGCGATAGCCGCACACCTCGGCTTCCCGCGCCGTGCCGTGTACCACGCGGTGTCAAAAGGCAACCTTCCGCACTTCCGGATTGGTGAAACAGTCTGCGCTCGCAAGTCGACGCTGAGCGCGTGGATTTCGGAACAGGAGCAATCTGCGGCCGCCTGA
- a CDS encoding tyrosine-type recombinase/integrase, whose translation MAIRQRTWIHNGKPGSAWVVDYRDQHGKRHIKTFKLKKDALAFDAQTHVEVSGRIHVADADTITVAAAGKHWLASCDAAGLERSTVNQYRQHLDLHIVPFIGTKRLNEISVPMVRGFMDALQDNGRSAAMLRAVRVSLGSLLSDAQERGLVVRNAVKDIGRSKGKAASAARHEQPVQVGVDLPTREEVRAILSAASGKPRIFIMTAILTGMRASELRGLRWADLDFHKNEVTIRQRADAYQEIGSPKSVKGRRTIPLPGDLVFALKAWKDECPKGDLDLVFPTGTGAIEYHANIVKRWFHPPQIEAGVTVKTDKVDKRGEPVLAPKYSGLHALRHFYASWCINRPEDGGLGLPPKVVQDRMGHSSIQVTLDVYSHLFPKGDDGSQMDRAASALLG comes from the coding sequence ATGGCGATCAGGCAGCGCACTTGGATTCACAACGGCAAGCCCGGCAGCGCTTGGGTGGTCGACTACCGCGACCAGCACGGCAAGCGTCACATCAAGACCTTCAAACTCAAAAAGGACGCGCTGGCCTTCGACGCGCAAACACACGTCGAGGTGTCGGGGCGCATCCATGTCGCCGACGCTGACACGATCACCGTGGCCGCCGCTGGCAAGCACTGGCTGGCGTCCTGCGATGCAGCCGGCCTTGAGCGCAGCACTGTCAATCAGTACCGCCAGCATCTCGACCTGCACATCGTTCCGTTTATTGGCACGAAGCGGTTGAACGAAATATCGGTCCCGATGGTGCGCGGCTTCATGGACGCGCTTCAGGACAATGGCCGTTCCGCTGCCATGCTGCGCGCGGTCCGTGTCAGCCTTGGCTCCTTGCTTTCGGATGCTCAAGAGCGAGGACTGGTCGTCAGGAACGCAGTGAAGGACATTGGCCGGAGCAAGGGCAAAGCAGCTTCTGCAGCGCGTCACGAGCAGCCGGTTCAAGTCGGCGTTGATCTTCCTACAAGAGAGGAAGTGCGAGCCATCCTCAGCGCCGCATCGGGGAAGCCTCGCATATTCATTATGACGGCGATCCTTACGGGCATGCGCGCAAGCGAGCTTCGCGGCCTGCGATGGGCTGATCTGGACTTCCACAAAAATGAGGTCACGATCCGGCAACGGGCTGACGCCTATCAGGAGATAGGCTCGCCCAAATCCGTGAAGGGTAGACGCACCATTCCCCTGCCCGGCGACCTGGTGTTCGCTCTGAAGGCGTGGAAGGACGAATGCCCCAAAGGCGATCTCGACCTCGTCTTCCCTACAGGAACCGGAGCAATTGAGTACCATGCGAATATCGTCAAACGCTGGTTCCATCCGCCCCAGATTGAGGCAGGCGTCACCGTGAAGACGGACAAGGTCGACAAGCGCGGCGAGCCAGTTTTGGCCCCAAAGTATTCCGGCCTGCACGCTCTGCGACATTTCTATGCAAGCTGGTGTATCAACCGACCGGAAGATGGCGGCCTTGGCCTGCCTCCCAAGGTGGTGCAGGATCGTATGGGCCACTCGTCTATTCAGGTCACGCTTGACGTTTACAGTCACCTGTTCCCCAAGGGCGATGACGGCAGCCAAATGGACCGGGCTGCAAGTGCATTGCTGGGATAA
- a CDS encoding TonB-dependent receptor yields MTSGSYRALAVGTALALLWTSGAALSQSALPVADEASAEQEAMPVTSDGATLLPRLDVGAGAEGTAGTNLIAVTPEEMDRKKPANLREIFTGEPAVAIGGSIPSTQKIYVNGVDETNLAVTVDGSRQNNKVFHHNGTYLIDPALLKAVTVQAGVAPADAGPAALGGSMGLETKDAVDLLEPGRNFGGFLTGTWDTNSETFTTGASAFGMQDGFEFLGYINYSKGGNFTAGNGEEMLGTGTNLLAGLGKIAYETPEGNRFELSHEQVRDDALRPYRANAYINIRNEPVLRNYELNRQNTVFTYTNTMPEGWWDPKVVLAYSRTQVETPVFNRATGEIIAPAIGATSSFNGKVENKFSFDIGSVTAGFDFYSDRAKLSYDAVPPEFPDERASNVGAYAQARLEPFDRARISFGGRIDNQWFTGVDDTDFSNAGVSGNLSGEYDLVPDFLTAKAGISHVWGGIPLAENFIQNPAWTYPDDLEAVTSNNYTVGLEARFEGLTLEASLFRTDIDNARFPTAGNAMRNFDLRTKGWEIGARYEWDAAFASIKYADISADVDGIPADSEVGRYLTTPIGQIIMLGGGYTFHDWGVRLGGDVEIALKNEDTLVKHPTDPSDKVALPGYTVANAFVEYTPPTHTNFTLRADVRNIFDESYTNRASYGQDFEGVKPHLDPGRSFRLSATMRF; encoded by the coding sequence ATGACGTCTGGATCGTATCGCGCACTTGCCGTCGGCACCGCACTGGCCTTGCTCTGGACGAGCGGGGCCGCACTGTCGCAATCCGCGCTGCCGGTTGCCGACGAAGCCTCGGCCGAGCAGGAAGCCATGCCCGTGACGAGCGATGGCGCGACGCTTTTGCCGCGCCTCGATGTCGGCGCCGGAGCGGAAGGAACGGCAGGCACCAATCTGATTGCGGTGACGCCTGAGGAGATGGATCGCAAGAAGCCCGCGAACCTGCGCGAAATCTTCACCGGCGAGCCGGCGGTGGCGATCGGTGGCTCCATCCCGAGCACGCAGAAGATCTACGTCAACGGCGTGGACGAAACGAACCTCGCGGTCACCGTCGACGGCTCGCGTCAGAACAACAAGGTGTTCCACCACAATGGAACCTACCTCATCGATCCCGCACTGCTCAAGGCCGTAACGGTCCAGGCCGGTGTCGCGCCGGCCGATGCGGGACCGGCAGCGCTTGGCGGCTCGATGGGGCTGGAGACGAAGGACGCGGTCGACCTGCTCGAGCCGGGCCGCAATTTCGGCGGCTTCCTCACCGGGACGTGGGACACCAACAGCGAGACGTTCACGACCGGCGCGAGCGCCTTCGGCATGCAGGACGGTTTCGAGTTCCTCGGCTACATCAACTACAGCAAGGGCGGCAATTTCACGGCCGGCAATGGGGAGGAGATGCTGGGAACGGGCACCAACCTGCTCGCCGGTCTCGGCAAGATCGCCTACGAGACGCCAGAGGGCAACCGCTTCGAACTGAGCCATGAGCAGGTGCGCGACGACGCGCTGCGCCCCTATCGCGCCAACGCCTACATCAACATCCGCAACGAGCCGGTCCTGCGCAATTACGAGCTGAACCGCCAGAACACCGTCTTCACCTACACGAACACGATGCCGGAAGGATGGTGGGATCCGAAGGTCGTTCTGGCCTATAGCCGCACGCAGGTCGAGACGCCCGTCTTCAACCGCGCTACCGGCGAGATCATCGCGCCTGCGATCGGTGCGACCAGCAGCTTCAACGGCAAGGTGGAGAACAAGTTCTCCTTCGACATCGGCAGCGTCACCGCCGGTTTCGATTTCTACAGCGACCGCGCGAAGCTTTCCTATGACGCGGTGCCGCCGGAATTCCCGGATGAACGCGCAAGCAATGTGGGCGCATACGCACAGGCGCGGCTCGAGCCCTTCGACCGGGCACGCATCTCGTTCGGCGGCCGCATCGACAACCAGTGGTTCACCGGCGTCGACGACACCGATTTCAGCAATGCGGGTGTCAGCGGAAACCTGTCCGGCGAATATGATCTTGTGCCCGACTTCCTGACGGCGAAGGCAGGCATCTCGCATGTCTGGGGTGGCATACCGCTGGCCGAGAACTTCATCCAGAACCCGGCATGGACCTATCCCGACGATCTCGAGGCCGTGACGTCGAACAACTACACGGTCGGTCTAGAGGCGCGCTTTGAAGGCCTCACGCTCGAAGCGAGCCTGTTCCGGACCGACATCGACAATGCGCGGTTCCCGACCGCCGGCAATGCGATGCGCAATTTCGACCTCCGGACCAAGGGCTGGGAGATCGGCGCGCGCTACGAGTGGGACGCCGCGTTCGCCAGCATCAAATATGCCGACATATCGGCCGACGTGGATGGCATACCTGCCGATTCCGAGGTGGGCCGTTACCTGACTACTCCGATCGGCCAGATCATCATGCTCGGCGGCGGATATACGTTCCATGACTGGGGCGTGAGGCTGGGCGGTGACGTCGAGATCGCGCTCAAGAACGAGGATACGCTCGTGAAGCATCCGACCGATCCGTCCGACAAGGTCGCGCTTCCGGGCTACACCGTGGCCAACGCGTTCGTGGAATATACGCCGCCGACCCATACGAACTTCACGCTTCGTGCCGACGTGCGCAACATCTTCGACGAGAGCTATACCAACCGCGCCAGCTACGGTCAGGATTTCGAGGGCGTGAAGCCGCATCTCGATCCGGGCCGCTCGTTCCGCCTCAGCGCGACGATGCGCTTCTGA